In a genomic window of Callithrix jacchus isolate 240 chromosome 22, calJac240_pri, whole genome shotgun sequence:
- the FLT3LG gene encoding fms-related tyrosine kinase 3 ligand isoform X18 codes for MTVLVPAWSPTTRLLLLLLLSSELSGTQDCSFQFSPISSDFAAKIRELSDYLLQDYPVTVASNLQDEELCGALWRLVLAQRWMERLKTVAGSKMRGLLERVNTEIHFVTKCAFQPPRSCLRFVQTNISRFLQETSEQLVSLKPWITRRNFSRCLELQCQPGAPHPQSPEPAACGALTQPGPHLDGVLLCHQAGVQWHYLGSQQPQQFSCLSLWSSWDYRLECNGTISAHWNFHLLGSSNSSASASQVAGTTGEDTEVHRGESPARDCTARTQRKLARGWSLPWARCPSRFLPRMEATPEPSTGPIYPTLYKAVVP; via the exons ATGACAGTGCTGGTGCCAGCCTGGAGTCCAACA ACTcgtctcctgctgctgctgctgctgagctcGGAACTCAGTGGGACCCAGGACTGCTCCTTCCAGTTCAGCCCCATCTCCTCCGACTTCGCTGCCAAAATCCGTGAGCTG TCTGACTACTTGCTTCAAGATTATCCGGTCACAGTGGCCTCCAATCTGCAGGAC GAGGAGCTCTGCGGCGCCCTCTGGCGGCTGGTCCTGGCACAGCGCTGGATGGAGCGGCTCAAGACTGTGGCTGGGTCCAAGATGCGAGGCTTGCTGGAGCGCGTGAACACGGAGATACACTTTGTCACCAAATGTGCCTTTCAG CCCCCCCGCAGCTGTCTTCGCTTCGTCCAGACCAACATCTCCCGCTTCCTGCAGGAGACCTCCGAGCAGCTGGTCTCTCTGAAGCCCTGGATCACTCGCCGGAATTTCTCCCGGTGCCTGGAGCTGCAGTGTCAGCCCG GTGCCCCCCATCCCCAGTCCCCAGAACCTGCTGCTTGTGGAGCATTGACCCAGCCGGGGCCTCATCTTG atggagtcttgctctgtcaccaggctggagtgcagtggcactatcttggctcacagcaacctcagcaattctcctgcctcagcctctggagtagctgggattacag gctggagtgcaatggcacgatttctgCTCACTGGAACTTTcatctgctgggttcaagcaattcttctgcctcggcctctcaagtagctgggactacag gggAAGACACTGAGGTACACAGAGGGGAGTCACCAGCCAGAGACTGCACAGCTCGGACACAGAGGAAGTTGGCTAGAGGATGGTCCCTTCCTTGGGCCCGATGCCCCTCTCGCTTCCTCCCCAGGATGGAGGCAACACCAGAACCCAGCACCGGCCCCATTTACCCAACTCTGTACAAAGCTGTTGTCCCATGA
- the FLT3LG gene encoding fms-related tyrosine kinase 3 ligand isoform X4 — protein sequence MTVLVPAWSPTTRLLLLLLLSSELSGTQDCSFQFSPISSDFAAKIRELGGLHLSSSDPPTSASQSAGYYRREPLCWELSPLFEAKSDYLLQDYPVTVASNLQDVSHVGRDLGWRWGPQTQDAPPRRVHNLVLPSAKPGIRVPCPSSLGPSSPGPAPPPSDPWVLPLGGALRRPLAAGPGTALDGAAQDCGWVQDARLAGAREHGDTLCHQMCLSAPPQLSSLRPDQHLPLPAGDLRAAGLSEALDHSPEFLPVPGAAVSARLLDPATPTEFWGPGGHSANSPTVPPALPAAAAHGPPAAGRCLVPALAEDTAEDVLCWGAGAPHPQSPEPAACGALTQPGPHLDGVLLCHQAGVQWHYLGSQQPQQFSCLSLWSSWDYRLECNGTISAHWNFHLLGSSNSSASASQVAGTTGEDTEVHRGESPARDCTARTQRKLARGWSLPWARCPSRFLPRMEATPEPSTGPIYPTLYKAVVP from the exons ATGACAGTGCTGGTGCCAGCCTGGAGTCCAACA ACTcgtctcctgctgctgctgctgctgagctcGGAACTCAGTGGGACCCAGGACTGCTCCTTCCAGTTCAGCCCCATCTCCTCCGACTTCGCTGCCAAAATCCGTGAGCTG ggtggtctccatctgagctcaagcgatcctcccacctcggcctcccaaagtgctggatattacaggcgtgagccactgtgctgggagcTGTCGCCCCTTTTTGAGGCCAAG TCTGACTACTTGCTTCAAGATTATCCGGTCACAGTGGCCTCCAATCTGCAGGACGTGAGTCACGTTGGGAGGGACCTAGGGTGGAGGTGGGGACCACAGACTCAAGATGCCCCACCCAGGCGAGTGCATAACCTGGTCCTCCCCTCTGCAAAGCCAGGAATCCGAGTCCCCTGCCCCTCTTCCCTCGGACCCAGCAGCCccggcccagcccctcctccctcggaCCCGTGGGTTCTCCCCCTAGGAGGAGCTCTGCGGCGCCCTCTGGCGGCTGGTCCTGGCACAGCGCTGGATGGAGCGGCTCAAGACTGTGGCTGGGTCCAAGATGCGAGGCTTGCTGGAGCGCGTGAACACGGAGATACACTTTGTCACCAAATGTGCCTTTCAG CCCCCCCGCAGCTGTCTTCGCTTCGTCCAGACCAACATCTCCCGCTTCCTGCAGGAGACCTCCGAGCAGCTGGTCTCTCTGAAGCCCTGGATCACTCGCCGGAATTTCTCCCGGTGCCTGGAGCTGCAGTGTCAGCCCG ACTCCTCGACCCTGCCACCCCCACAGAATTCTGGGGCCCTGGAGGCCACAGCGCCAACAGCCCCACCGTCCCCCCtgctcttcctgctgctgctgcccatGGGCCTCCTGCTGCTGGCCGCTGCCTGGTGCCTGCACTGGCAGAGGACACAGCAGAGGATGTCCTGTGCTGGGGAGCAG GTGCCCCCCATCCCCAGTCCCCAGAACCTGCTGCTTGTGGAGCATTGACCCAGCCGGGGCCTCATCTTG atggagtcttgctctgtcaccaggctggagtgcagtggcactatcttggctcacagcaacctcagcaattctcctgcctcagcctctggagtagctgggattacag gctggagtgcaatggcacgatttctgCTCACTGGAACTTTcatctgctgggttcaagcaattcttctgcctcggcctctcaagtagctgggactacag gggAAGACACTGAGGTACACAGAGGGGAGTCACCAGCCAGAGACTGCACAGCTCGGACACAGAGGAAGTTGGCTAGAGGATGGTCCCTTCCTTGGGCCCGATGCCCCTCTCGCTTCCTCCCCAGGATGGAGGCAACACCAGAACCCAGCACCGGCCCCATTTACCCAACTCTGTACAAAGCTGTTGTCCCATGA
- the FLT3LG gene encoding fms-related tyrosine kinase 3 ligand isoform X21: MTVLVPAWSPTTRLLLLLLLSSELSGTQDCSFQFSPISSDFAAKIRELSDYLLQDYPVTVASNLQDEELCGALWRLVLAQRWMERLKTVAGSKMRGLLERVNTEIHFVTKCAFQPPRSCLRFVQTNISRFLQETSEQLVSLKPWITRRNFSRCLELQCQPDSSTLPPPQNSGALEATAPTAPPSPLLFLLLLPMGLLLLAAAWCLHWQRTQQRMSCAGEQVPPIPSPQNLLLVEH; this comes from the exons ATGACAGTGCTGGTGCCAGCCTGGAGTCCAACA ACTcgtctcctgctgctgctgctgctgagctcGGAACTCAGTGGGACCCAGGACTGCTCCTTCCAGTTCAGCCCCATCTCCTCCGACTTCGCTGCCAAAATCCGTGAGCTG TCTGACTACTTGCTTCAAGATTATCCGGTCACAGTGGCCTCCAATCTGCAGGAC GAGGAGCTCTGCGGCGCCCTCTGGCGGCTGGTCCTGGCACAGCGCTGGATGGAGCGGCTCAAGACTGTGGCTGGGTCCAAGATGCGAGGCTTGCTGGAGCGCGTGAACACGGAGATACACTTTGTCACCAAATGTGCCTTTCAG CCCCCCCGCAGCTGTCTTCGCTTCGTCCAGACCAACATCTCCCGCTTCCTGCAGGAGACCTCCGAGCAGCTGGTCTCTCTGAAGCCCTGGATCACTCGCCGGAATTTCTCCCGGTGCCTGGAGCTGCAGTGTCAGCCCG ACTCCTCGACCCTGCCACCCCCACAGAATTCTGGGGCCCTGGAGGCCACAGCGCCAACAGCCCCACCGTCCCCCCtgctcttcctgctgctgctgcccatGGGCCTCCTGCTGCTGGCCGCTGCCTGGTGCCTGCACTGGCAGAGGACACAGCAGAGGATGTCCTGTGCTGGGGAGCAG GTGCCCCCCATCCCCAGTCCCCAGAACCTGCTGCTTGTGGAGCATTGA